One window from the genome of Lentibacillus daqui encodes:
- a CDS encoding saccharopine dehydrogenase family protein yields the protein MKIGVLGSGLMGKEAARDLVTSEGVDAVGLADIDFARAKQVCDSLDSPKITAYQVNASDEEELADYMRQFDVIINALFYSFNEIIARTAIKVGVNSVDLGGHIGHITDKVLALKDEAKAAGVTLIPDLGVAPGMINILSGYGASKLDKLEAIKLYVGGIPVRPEPPLAYNHVFSMEGVFDHYTDPSLIIRDGVKREIPSLSEVEEVYFEKFGPLEAFHTSGGTSTLSISYPELKTLEYKTIRYKGHAEKFKLLVDLNLTRADYEVDVNGEKINPRQVLLKVLDPIVDLGDKDDAVLLRIIVSGEKDGKPATYQYEMTTYKDRATNVTAMARATANTISVVAQMIGNGTISKKGVYPPEQIVDGQTYIQEMAKRGVNIKEISQAEETHVNS from the coding sequence ATGAAAATAGGTGTACTCGGATCTGGTTTAATGGGAAAAGAAGCAGCTCGCGATTTAGTAACGAGTGAAGGTGTGGATGCGGTTGGTTTGGCCGACATCGATTTTGCCAGGGCGAAACAGGTTTGCGATTCGCTCGACTCTCCAAAAATAACTGCTTATCAGGTCAATGCCAGTGATGAGGAAGAATTGGCCGATTATATGCGGCAATTTGATGTGATTATTAATGCCTTGTTTTATTCCTTTAACGAAATCATCGCCCGGACGGCAATCAAAGTTGGTGTAAACTCTGTTGATCTTGGTGGACATATTGGGCACATTACCGATAAAGTATTGGCGCTGAAGGATGAAGCCAAAGCTGCCGGTGTAACATTGATTCCGGATCTTGGCGTAGCTCCCGGGATGATTAATATTTTATCCGGCTATGGAGCCAGCAAATTGGACAAATTGGAGGCCATCAAGTTATATGTTGGCGGCATTCCGGTACGCCCGGAACCTCCATTGGCATATAATCATGTTTTTTCAATGGAAGGGGTATTTGACCATTACACGGATCCATCGCTGATTATTCGTGATGGTGTCAAACGGGAAATCCCATCACTGTCAGAAGTAGAGGAAGTTTATTTTGAAAAATTTGGTCCGCTCGAGGCATTCCATACATCTGGAGGTACTTCGACTTTATCCATCTCCTATCCAGAACTAAAAACATTGGAATACAAAACGATTCGCTATAAAGGGCATGCGGAGAAATTTAAGCTTTTGGTCGATTTGAATTTAACCAGAGCGGATTATGAAGTGGATGTGAATGGAGAAAAAATTAATCCGCGTCAAGTATTATTAAAAGTGCTTGATCCGATTGTAGACTTGGGAGATAAAGATGATGCCGTGTTATTACGGATTATCGTTTCCGGTGAAAAAGATGGAAAGCCGGCTACTTATCAATATGAAATGACCACTTACAAAGATCGTGCGACAAATGTTACCGCCATGGCCAGGGCGACCGCGAATACGATCTCAGTTGTTGCGCAAATGATTGGAAATGGTACAATCAGCAAAAAGGGTGTTTATCCGCCGGAACAAATTGTTGATGGGCAAACTTACATTCAGGAAATGGCTAAACGCGGTGTTAACATTAAAGAAATCAGCCAAGCAGAAGAGACACACGTGAATAGTTAA
- a CDS encoding aldehyde dehydrogenase family protein, translating into MPETLLNVKSLQNFIDGEWLEVEEQTAPVINPANGETVVHVPLSNAARVDQAAKAAKKAQKKWALVPAPERAEVLFRVGSLLKERKERLAQLLTMENGKVIEEARGEVQEGIDMAFYMAGEGRRLFGQTTPSELKDKFTMSVRAPVGVVGIITPWNFPIAIATWKSFPAIVAGNAVVWKPATETPILAFELAKILEEAGLPKGVLNVVFGTGSTVGDAMVEHDDIQVISFTGSNDTGRNIASKCGQQLKKVSMEMGGKNAVIVMDDADLDLAVEGILWSAFGTSGQRCTACSRVIVHEAVKERLEERLLAEMENLTIGDGLDESNKVGPIINQAGLEKIKHYIEVGKEEGANLLAGGYVQQEGVPKNGNYFAPTLFTDCTADMRIAQEEIFGPVVSLIPVKSFEEAVEVNNGVAYGLSSSIFTADVNQVFKAQRDLDTGIVYVNAGTTGAEIHLPFGGTKGTGNGHRDSGVAALDVFTEWKAVYVDYSGKLQRAQIDNN; encoded by the coding sequence ATGCCAGAAACTTTATTAAACGTAAAGAGCTTACAAAATTTTATTGACGGAGAATGGTTGGAGGTAGAAGAACAAACTGCTCCCGTCATCAATCCCGCAAACGGGGAAACGGTTGTTCATGTACCATTATCCAATGCAGCCCGGGTCGATCAAGCGGCAAAAGCTGCCAAAAAAGCGCAGAAAAAATGGGCATTGGTTCCGGCACCAGAACGGGCAGAGGTTTTGTTTCGGGTCGGTAGTTTGTTGAAAGAACGTAAGGAACGACTGGCGCAATTACTGACAATGGAAAATGGAAAAGTCATCGAAGAAGCGCGCGGAGAAGTCCAGGAAGGTATCGATATGGCCTTTTACATGGCTGGAGAAGGACGCCGCTTGTTCGGACAGACGACACCATCGGAATTAAAGGATAAATTTACTATGAGCGTACGTGCCCCTGTAGGCGTAGTGGGGATTATTACACCATGGAACTTCCCGATCGCAATTGCAACGTGGAAATCCTTCCCGGCGATTGTTGCTGGAAATGCGGTGGTTTGGAAACCAGCAACGGAAACTCCAATCCTGGCTTTTGAACTGGCAAAAATCCTGGAAGAAGCGGGATTGCCAAAAGGAGTGCTTAACGTCGTATTCGGCACCGGGTCAACGGTTGGTGACGCCATGGTCGAACATGACGATATTCAGGTGATTTCATTCACCGGCTCCAATGATACAGGCAGGAACATCGCCAGCAAATGTGGGCAACAATTGAAGAAAGTCTCTATGGAAATGGGCGGTAAAAATGCCGTCATCGTGATGGATGATGCAGATCTTGATTTGGCGGTCGAAGGGATTTTATGGAGTGCATTTGGTACTAGTGGCCAGCGCTGTACTGCCTGCAGCCGGGTGATTGTCCATGAAGCGGTCAAGGAACGGCTGGAGGAACGGCTGCTTGCGGAAATGGAGAACCTAACCATTGGTGACGGGTTAGATGAATCGAATAAGGTTGGTCCAATCATTAACCAAGCTGGACTGGAAAAAATTAAACATTATATTGAAGTTGGTAAGGAAGAAGGGGCTAATTTACTTGCGGGGGGATATGTGCAGCAAGAAGGTGTACCAAAAAACGGAAATTATTTCGCGCCAACTTTGTTTACTGACTGTACGGCAGACATGCGGATTGCTCAGGAAGAGATTTTTGGTCCGGTTGTATCGCTAATCCCGGTTAAAAGTTTCGAGGAAGCGGTCGAGGTCAACAATGGTGTCGCCTATGGTTTATCAAGTTCGATCTTTACTGCTGACGTGAATCAGGTGTTCAAAGCCCAGCGTGATCTGGATACCGGAATTGTTTATGTCAATGCCGGAACAACAGGGGCGGAAATTCACCTGCCATTCGGCGGAACAAAGGGAACCGGCAACGGCCACCGCGACTCCGGTGTAGCCGCACTGGATGTGTTCACCGAATGGAAGGCTGTCTATGTTGATTACAGTGGCAAACTCCAACGTGCACAGATTGATAATAACTAA